From the Candidatus Bathyarchaeota archaeon genome, one window contains:
- a CDS encoding radical SAM protein, giving the protein MQGLELPELMRVSVGSAMVLGLLEGKLDAKPTTAYLMTYRDGKCVANCGFCPQAKSSQCNTELLSRVTWPAFPAKTVLQKICTRVQTKKTIKRVCIQALNYPAVFEDITAFVKALKQQTAVEVSVSCQPKTKENMQKLADAGVDRIGIGIDAATKEIFDQVKGAHVGGPYSWADQFRQLGLALEVFGKGNVSTHIIVGLGETEKEAVEFVGELVGLGVLPALFAFTPVRGTALGNQPQPKLESYRRVQLARYLIVNGLAQTGQMRFNVQGEIEDFGVDKTTLLEIIETGKPFHTSGCPNCNRPFYNEKPSGPFYNYPRRLSSQETAAIKAQLSL; this is encoded by the coding sequence TTGCAAGGTTTAGAGTTGCCTGAGCTTATGCGGGTTTCTGTTGGTTCAGCTATGGTTTTGGGGCTTTTAGAAGGCAAACTGGATGCGAAGCCTACGACAGCGTATCTTATGACGTACAGGGACGGAAAATGTGTAGCTAACTGCGGGTTTTGTCCACAAGCAAAAAGCAGCCAATGCAACACGGAGTTGCTCTCCAGAGTCACATGGCCAGCTTTCCCAGCAAAAACGGTTCTACAAAAAATCTGCACGCGCGTTCAAACCAAAAAAACCATCAAACGCGTATGCATCCAAGCCCTAAACTACCCCGCCGTCTTTGAGGACATAACCGCTTTTGTTAAAGCATTAAAGCAGCAAACGGCGGTGGAGGTTTCGGTTTCTTGCCAACCCAAAACCAAAGAGAATATGCAAAAACTCGCTGATGCGGGCGTGGACAGGATAGGCATAGGAATAGACGCCGCCACAAAAGAAATTTTTGACCAAGTTAAAGGGGCGCATGTGGGGGGGCCTTACAGTTGGGCAGACCAGTTTAGGCAGCTTGGGTTGGCGTTGGAGGTTTTTGGAAAAGGTAACGTTAGCACCCACATTATTGTTGGACTTGGAGAAACTGAGAAGGAAGCTGTGGAGTTTGTTGGGGAACTTGTGGGGTTGGGGGTTTTGCCTGCGCTTTTCGCGTTCACGCCCGTTCGGGGAACCGCCTTGGGAAATCAGCCGCAGCCCAAACTGGAATCATATCGGCGGGTGCAGCTTGCCAGGTACCTCATCGTCAACGGGTTAGCCCAAACTGGGCAGATGCGGTTTAACGTCCAGGGCGAAATAGAAGATTTTGGAGTAGACAAAACCACACTTTTGGAGATAATCGAAACGGGCAAGCCCTTCCATACTTCAGGGTGCCCCAACTGTAACCGACCTTTCTACAACGAAAAACCAAGCGGACCATTCTACAACTACCCCCGACGCCTAAGCAGCCAAGAAACCGCAGCCATAAAAGCGCAGCTAAGCCTCTAA
- the proC gene encoding pyrroline-5-carboxylate reductase — protein sequence MKLTEKIAVLGAGMIGGAITKAFLKGGCKSKIAVSDFMPAKVAEMKELGVAATSDNCEAAKGADVIFICVKPADVQKLLKEIANEVKGKIVVSSAATVPLSYLKQTLPTAKFVRMMPNLAILVQASYTAYCCEAEVTAQDKETVKALLDLMGVSQEVDEKYMDAITGLSGSGPGYLSIILEAVMYGGLKMGLPRDIAMSAAAQTMLGTGKLVLGLQEHPAKIRDMITTPGGTTINAIYELEGSQARQALMKAVEEATKKSQAIREKILKTKQP from the coding sequence GTGAAGTTGACAGAGAAAATCGCTGTTTTAGGCGCGGGGATGATTGGCGGCGCCATAACTAAGGCTTTTCTGAAAGGCGGATGCAAAAGCAAAATTGCGGTTTCAGATTTTATGCCAGCAAAAGTTGCCGAGATGAAAGAGTTAGGTGTTGCTGCAACGTCGGATAATTGTGAAGCAGCCAAGGGAGCAGACGTTATATTCATTTGTGTAAAACCTGCTGATGTGCAAAAACTCCTCAAAGAAATAGCTAATGAGGTTAAGGGTAAAATTGTGGTTTCTTCAGCTGCGACGGTTCCGCTTTCTTATTTGAAGCAGACGTTGCCAACTGCCAAGTTTGTTCGGATGATGCCAAACCTTGCCATACTGGTGCAGGCTTCATACACCGCGTACTGCTGCGAAGCTGAAGTTACCGCGCAGGACAAAGAAACCGTCAAGGCGCTGCTGGATTTGATGGGTGTTAGCCAAGAAGTTGACGAGAAATACATGGACGCCATAACAGGGCTTAGCGGCAGCGGACCAGGCTACCTCTCGATAATCTTGGAGGCAGTTATGTACGGCGGGTTGAAGATGGGGTTGCCCAGAGACATAGCAATGTCGGCGGCGGCTCAAACCATGCTTGGAACAGGAAAACTCGTCTTGGGCTTACAAGAGCATCCAGCAAAAATCAGGGACATGATAACTACGCCTGGCGGAACAACCATAAACGCCATTTACGAGTTGGAAGGCAGCCAAGCACGCCAAGCACTCATGAAAGCCGTAGAAGAAGCAACCAAAAAAAGCCAAGCCATACGCGAAAAAATCTTAAAAACCAAACAACCGTAG
- a CDS encoding tRNA (guanine(10)-N(2))-dimethyltransferase: protein MAKDEFVADFPSEIVAEGKVRILAPKLEAYGVCPSDYAPSRAPVFYNPVMEFNRDVTLLAFQVYQRMVDREISVCDPLTGTGIRGIRYAAEMQGIKNVVVGDINPRSAKLAEYNVALNGLEEVVSVENKDANRLLCEHSAPKQRFDVVDVDPFGTPVPHLDAAVQALRNKGLLAATATDMAPLCGVHAKACLRKYGGKPLRTEYCHELALRLLAGSIATAAAKHDIGIQVLFSHCSNHYIRAYAQIGYGAQKADASIKNLGYILHCFNCLHRETAKHLFSTTKKCPECGADMEYAGPLWLGKLGSKEFVESMQTENQRADFKNSRRITKFLTLIQGEADAPPTYYLIDKVGKKGKLPAPSVAAFFEALKEAGVEAVSTHFDTRSVKTYASAATMQQILRQLTQKTNPQNP from the coding sequence ATGGCAAAGGATGAGTTTGTTGCGGATTTTCCTTCTGAAATTGTAGCGGAAGGTAAAGTACGGATTTTGGCACCCAAGTTGGAGGCGTATGGGGTTTGCCCGTCGGATTACGCTCCTAGCCGTGCGCCTGTGTTTTACAATCCTGTTATGGAGTTTAACCGCGACGTGACGTTGCTGGCGTTTCAGGTGTATCAGCGCATGGTTGACCGTGAAATTAGCGTTTGTGACCCTTTGACTGGAACAGGAATACGGGGCATACGTTACGCCGCCGAGATGCAGGGCATCAAAAACGTGGTCGTAGGCGATATTAATCCGCGCAGCGCCAAACTCGCAGAGTACAACGTTGCCCTCAATGGTCTTGAAGAGGTGGTGAGCGTGGAGAATAAGGATGCTAATCGTCTTTTGTGTGAGCACAGCGCACCTAAGCAGCGTTTTGACGTAGTAGATGTTGACCCGTTTGGAACGCCCGTGCCTCATTTGGACGCCGCGGTTCAGGCACTGCGCAACAAGGGCTTACTTGCCGCCACAGCTACGGATATGGCGCCACTTTGTGGAGTTCACGCTAAAGCCTGCCTGCGCAAGTACGGAGGAAAACCCCTACGCACCGAGTACTGCCACGAACTCGCCCTACGCTTACTTGCAGGGAGCATAGCAACCGCCGCAGCCAAGCACGACATAGGCATACAGGTCCTGTTTAGCCACTGCAGCAACCACTACATACGAGCATACGCCCAAATCGGCTACGGCGCCCAAAAAGCAGACGCCAGCATCAAAAACCTTGGATACATCCTGCACTGCTTTAATTGCCTGCACCGAGAAACCGCCAAACACCTGTTTTCCACCACCAAGAAGTGCCCCGAATGCGGTGCCGACATGGAATACGCGGGACCGTTGTGGCTAGGAAAACTTGGCAGCAAAGAATTTGTGGAGTCCATGCAAACAGAGAACCAGCGGGCAGACTTTAAGAACAGCCGCAGAATCACCAAATTCTTAACGCTAATTCAGGGGGAAGCTGACGCTCCACCAACGTATTATTTGATAGATAAGGTGGGTAAGAAGGGTAAGTTGCCTGCGCCTTCGGTTGCCGCGTTTTTTGAGGCTCTTAAGGAGGCGGGGGTTGAGGCGGTGTCTACGCATTTTGATACCAGAAGTGTGAAAACTTATGCTTCCGCCGCGACTATGCAGCAAATCCTACGGCAACTCACGCAGAAAACAAACCCGCAGAACCCGTAG
- a CDS encoding lipoate--protein ligase family protein, which yields MKTWRLLDLETHDAFMNMAIDEAILISRTKGEVPNTLRFYRWKPSTVSIGRFQKVENEVNVENLKELGVDVVRRISGGGTVYHDETDEVTYSVTANPEDMGASDITEVYSRIYAAITESLRMLGITADYNPGDKKNCPNLMVQGKKISGSAQANKGTVVLQHGTLLLGIDLPRMFTLLRVPWANSCMQVVDVAKRKITSVELELGHRITYDTAVSALMHGFKVVFNISLKQGELTTQEKQLAQKLYKEKYQTKEWNYDAKAPSI from the coding sequence GTGAAAACTTGGCGTTTACTGGACCTTGAAACTCATGATGCATTCATGAACATGGCAATTGACGAAGCCATTTTGATTTCGCGAACAAAGGGGGAGGTTCCTAATACGTTGCGGTTTTACCGTTGGAAGCCTTCAACAGTTTCTATTGGCAGATTCCAGAAAGTAGAAAATGAAGTCAACGTAGAGAACCTAAAAGAGTTGGGGGTGGACGTGGTTAGGCGAATCAGCGGTGGAGGCACTGTTTACCACGACGAAACCGACGAAGTAACCTACAGCGTAACCGCGAACCCCGAAGACATGGGCGCATCTGACATAACCGAAGTTTACTCAAGAATCTACGCAGCCATAACCGAATCCCTACGAATGCTAGGCATCACAGCAGATTACAACCCCGGAGACAAAAAGAACTGCCCCAACCTTATGGTTCAAGGCAAAAAAATCTCAGGCAGCGCCCAAGCAAACAAAGGCACCGTAGTTTTGCAGCACGGCACCTTACTTTTGGGCATTGATTTGCCGCGTATGTTCACGTTGCTTAGGGTTCCATGGGCGAACTCTTGCATGCAGGTCGTGGATGTGGCAAAAAGAAAAATCACCAGCGTCGAACTCGAACTGGGACACAGAATCACGTACGACACCGCAGTTAGCGCCCTTATGCACGGCTTCAAAGTCGTCTTCAACATCTCACTCAAACAAGGCGAACTAACCACACAAGAGAAACAGCTCGCACAAAAACTCTACAAAGAAAAATATCAAACAAAAGAATGGAACTATGACGCAAAAGCGCCCTCGATTTAG
- a CDS encoding AbrB/MazE/SpoVT family DNA-binding domain-containing protein — protein sequence MENEVTVTRKGQTTIPIKLREKYNIEEGTRLQVVDTQEGILLKPKASTLDLAGSGAKYASPEEMKKLLERLRDLDA from the coding sequence ATGGAAAACGAAGTCACAGTCACCCGCAAAGGACAAACAACCATCCCCATCAAACTCCGCGAAAAATACAACATCGAAGAAGGCACCCGCCTCCAAGTCGTCGACACCCAAGAAGGCATACTCCTAAAACCCAAAGCCTCAACGTTGGACCTAGCAGGTTCAGGCGCCAAATACGCATCGCCCGAAGAAATGAAAAAACTGCTTGAGAGACTCAGGGACCTAGATGCCTAA
- the cysS gene encoding cysteine--tRNA ligase, which produces MNATVAASSSLHIFNTLTRKKEVFTPVESGKVGLYTCGPTVYDYAHIGNFRAFLFEDLLKRWLEHQGFQVTHVMNITDIDDKTIKGSQAQQKPLRQYTDFYVDAFFEDIKTLNIKPATVYPRATDHIPEMVNIIKILLENGVAYHGEDGSIYFAINKFPRYGKLSHIKKAELKTGARVKQDEYAKEEAQDFALWKAYTPQDGDVCWETEIGKGRPGWHLECSAMSMKYLGETFDIHCGGIDNMFPHHENEIAQSEAATGKPFVHYWMHNDHLLVEGKKMSKSYGNYYTLRDLLQKNIDPIALRYLLLSTHYRQQFNFTFEGLDAAKGAIERLANLQRRLQDANGTANPQTAELIAKVQTEFSNALNDDLNISIALAALFDFVRDVNNLLDANALNKEDAQKIQDTLSDFDSVLGVIPKPAKEEALPAEVEELIRRREEARKAKDWKTADALRDKLKDLGITIEDTAQGIRWKREKT; this is translated from the coding sequence ATGAACGCCACAGTAGCTGCGTCCTCTTCTTTGCATATATTTAACACTCTTACCCGTAAAAAAGAAGTTTTCACTCCTGTAGAATCAGGCAAAGTTGGTCTTTACACGTGTGGACCTACCGTTTACGATTACGCGCACATCGGTAATTTCCGTGCTTTTCTCTTTGAAGATTTACTGAAGCGTTGGCTGGAGCATCAGGGCTTCCAAGTTACCCATGTCATGAACATAACTGACATAGACGACAAAACCATCAAAGGCAGCCAAGCCCAGCAAAAGCCCCTGAGACAGTACACAGACTTCTACGTAGACGCGTTTTTCGAGGACATCAAGACCTTAAACATCAAACCCGCCACCGTTTACCCCCGTGCAACCGACCACATACCCGAAATGGTCAACATCATCAAAATCCTGCTCGAAAACGGCGTTGCCTACCACGGCGAAGACGGCAGTATCTATTTTGCCATAAACAAGTTCCCCCGCTACGGCAAACTTAGCCACATAAAAAAAGCTGAACTCAAAACTGGCGCGCGCGTCAAACAAGATGAATACGCCAAAGAAGAAGCCCAAGACTTCGCGTTGTGGAAAGCCTACACCCCCCAAGACGGCGATGTCTGCTGGGAAACCGAAATCGGCAAAGGCAGACCAGGATGGCATCTTGAATGCAGCGCCATGAGCATGAAGTACCTAGGCGAAACCTTTGATATTCACTGCGGAGGCATCGACAACATGTTCCCGCATCACGAAAACGAAATCGCCCAAAGCGAAGCCGCCACAGGCAAACCCTTCGTTCATTACTGGATGCACAACGACCACCTGCTTGTGGAGGGCAAAAAAATGTCCAAAAGCTACGGCAACTACTACACCCTACGCGACCTCCTCCAAAAAAACATCGACCCCATAGCTCTTCGCTACTTGCTCTTGAGCACGCATTACCGACAGCAATTCAACTTCACCTTTGAAGGCTTAGACGCAGCCAAAGGCGCCATCGAACGCCTCGCCAACTTGCAACGCCGCCTCCAAGATGCAAACGGCACCGCAAACCCTCAAACTGCAGAACTCATCGCGAAGGTGCAAACAGAATTTAGCAACGCCCTAAACGATGACCTCAACATCAGCATCGCATTAGCTGCCCTGTTTGATTTCGTGCGCGACGTAAACAACCTGCTCGACGCCAACGCCCTAAACAAAGAGGACGCCCAAAAAATCCAAGACACACTTTCCGACTTTGACAGCGTACTGGGCGTAATCCCCAAGCCCGCCAAAGAAGAAGCCCTGCCCGCGGAAGTTGAAGAGCTAATCCGCCGGCGTGAAGAAGCCCGCAAAGCCAAAGACTGGAAAACCGCCGACGCCCTACGAGACAAACTCAAAGACCTAGGCATAACCATCGAAGATACTGCGCAGGGTATACGGTGGAAACGCGAAAAAACCTAA
- a CDS encoding HAD family phosphatase has product MFEAVIFDWDGTLVDTTEVILKSFHQALSQVAKVDVTDEFIERRIGVGASETFKDILKDKNVPFDADVIKRMMDVKIKVEVDLTGEVALLAGVKELLEALQGKVKVALASMNNRPVIEHMITQLKVKEFFSEVLTGDDVTKSKPDPEIFLKAAEKLGSKPENCVVFEDSIFGVKAAKAANMGCIAVTTGAYQAQELKKANPDIITESLKQKTSLLEFILK; this is encoded by the coding sequence GTGTTTGAAGCCGTTATTTTTGATTGGGACGGAACCCTAGTCGATACTACAGAGGTTATTTTGAAGTCGTTTCATCAAGCGCTTAGCCAAGTCGCCAAGGTAGATGTAACCGACGAGTTTATCGAACGCCGCATCGGAGTTGGCGCTTCGGAAACCTTCAAAGATATCCTCAAAGACAAAAACGTGCCCTTCGACGCCGACGTGATAAAGCGGATGATGGACGTCAAAATCAAAGTTGAAGTAGATTTGACGGGGGAGGTCGCGTTGCTTGCGGGTGTAAAAGAGCTTTTGGAGGCGTTGCAGGGTAAAGTGAAGGTGGCGTTGGCGTCCATGAATAACCGCCCCGTTATAGAGCACATGATAACGCAGCTAAAAGTCAAGGAGTTCTTCAGTGAAGTGTTAACTGGAGATGACGTAACCAAGTCAAAGCCTGACCCTGAAATTTTCTTAAAAGCCGCCGAAAAACTGGGAAGCAAACCAGAAAACTGTGTGGTGTTCGAGGATTCGATATTTGGCGTCAAAGCTGCAAAAGCCGCAAACATGGGCTGCATCGCAGTTACCACAGGAGCCTACCAAGCACAGGAACTAAAAAAGGCAAACCCAGACATAATAACAGAATCACTAAAACAAAAAACCTCTCTTCTAGAGTTTATCCTCAAATAG
- the ilvC gene encoding ketol-acid reductoisomerase: MVQMDFGGVKENVITREEFTVEQAQKVLEKEVVATLGYGIQGRAQALNMRDNGIKVIVGQRENSQTYKQALKDGWVPGENLFPMEEAAKRATIKMYLLTDAGQKDMWPKIKDTFKEGDALYCSHGFSIVYGDVTGVVPPKNIDVILVAPKGSGTSVRRNFVAGSGINSSFAVYQNATGKAEERVKAMGIAIGSGYLFPTTFEKETYSDLTGERGVLMGALAGIMEAQYNTLREHGHSPSEAFNETVEELTQSLIRLVDENGMDWMYNNCSETARIGALRWRNRFRDGTKPLFESLYELVCSGEEPRIVIEKSAQPDYKNKLAQELQEMGNSELWRTGKTVRSLRPKQ, from the coding sequence ATGGTACAAATGGACTTTGGTGGCGTAAAAGAAAACGTCATTACAAGAGAAGAGTTCACTGTAGAGCAAGCCCAGAAAGTGTTAGAGAAAGAAGTTGTTGCAACTCTGGGCTACGGTATTCAGGGACGCGCTCAAGCCCTTAACATGCGAGATAACGGAATCAAAGTTATAGTCGGACAAAGAGAAAACTCTCAAACATACAAGCAAGCCCTAAAAGACGGCTGGGTTCCAGGCGAAAACCTGTTCCCCATGGAAGAAGCCGCCAAACGCGCAACCATCAAAATGTACCTGCTCACCGACGCAGGACAAAAAGACATGTGGCCAAAAATCAAAGACACCTTCAAAGAAGGAGACGCTCTATACTGCTCCCACGGCTTTAGCATAGTCTACGGAGACGTAACAGGCGTCGTACCCCCAAAGAACATTGACGTCATTTTGGTTGCACCCAAAGGCTCAGGCACCTCTGTAAGACGCAACTTCGTAGCAGGCAGCGGCATAAACAGCAGCTTCGCAGTCTACCAAAACGCCACAGGCAAAGCAGAGGAACGCGTAAAAGCCATGGGCATAGCAATCGGCTCAGGCTACCTGTTCCCAACCACGTTTGAGAAAGAAACGTACAGCGACCTCACAGGCGAACGCGGAGTACTCATGGGCGCTTTGGCAGGCATCATGGAAGCGCAGTACAACACTTTGCGCGAACACGGTCACAGCCCAAGCGAAGCCTTCAACGAAACCGTCGAAGAACTCACCCAGAGCCTCATCCGCTTAGTCGACGAAAACGGCATGGACTGGATGTACAACAACTGCAGCGAAACCGCAAGAATCGGCGCCCTTCGATGGAGAAACCGCTTCCGCGACGGAACCAAACCCCTCTTCGAATCACTCTACGAACTCGTCTGCTCAGGAGAAGAACCCCGCATAGTCATCGAAAAAAGCGCACAACCAGACTACAAAAACAAACTCGCCCAAGAACTCCAAGAAATGGGCAACTCCGAACTCTGGCGCACAGGCAAAACCGTCCGCTCCCTACGACCCAAACAATAA
- a CDS encoding diphthine--ammonia ligase: MKVAVLWTGGKDSALACHKAQKDHDIALMATFIWQKPSLSHPLSLLKLQSDAVKTPFLWDRLKPPYPESYRESILELKNEYGIEGVVTGDISYVDEFHGNWIDDVCKGTGVEVIKPLWEQDRKSIIDDLVGSGFKAVFTCVKEPWLTPDWLGKTIDEERVKQMQELHDKNGLDLCGENGEYHTMMLDAPFFTKVIHMPSFKSSKTDNGYILEPEDLSLAPKWSKWNEKT; the protein is encoded by the coding sequence ATGAAAGTTGCAGTCCTATGGACAGGCGGCAAAGACTCCGCCCTAGCCTGCCACAAAGCCCAAAAAGACCACGACATAGCTCTCATGGCCACATTCATCTGGCAAAAACCCTCCCTCTCACATCCCTTATCTTTACTCAAACTTCAATCTGACGCCGTCAAAACACCCTTCCTCTGGGACAGACTAAAACCCCCATACCCAGAATCCTACCGCGAATCCATACTTGAACTAAAAAACGAGTACGGCATAGAAGGCGTGGTGACAGGTGATATCTCGTATGTGGATGAGTTTCATGGTAACTGGATAGATGATGTCTGCAAGGGCACGGGTGTTGAAGTTATCAAGCCTTTGTGGGAGCAAGACCGCAAAAGCATAATCGACGACTTGGTAGGCAGCGGCTTCAAAGCAGTGTTTACCTGCGTCAAAGAACCTTGGCTAACCCCCGACTGGCTAGGCAAAACCATCGACGAAGAACGCGTAAAACAAATGCAAGAACTCCACGACAAAAACGGGTTAGACCTTTGCGGCGAAAACGGCGAATACCACACCATGATGCTAGATGCACCGTTTTTCACCAAAGTTATCCACATGCCCAGCTTCAAATCTTCAAAAACTGACAACGGCTACATCTTAGAGCCCGAAGACCTCTCGTTAGCGCCCAAATGGTCCAAATGGAACGAAAAAACCTAA
- a CDS encoding HAD family hydrolase: MAVKAVIFDLDGTIVAFSLDYKALRADVRAYLRSKAVPDSLLSVNDTLFEMLKKTELFLKNSGKTPEALQKTVAGALSIAESYELDAAKQTSLLPGALDTLKTLKNKDLKTAICTLSSQKAVNYMITRFKLAAYFDVVVPREKTVQVKPDAEHLKAALTAMDVLANEAVVVGDSIEDMQAAKELNAIAVGFPTGVATQKQLTRNGANYIITSITDLPLLIDNLNKPSPT, from the coding sequence TTGGCAGTAAAAGCAGTAATATTTGATCTTGACGGAACAATTGTCGCTTTTAGTTTGGACTACAAAGCGTTGCGTGCTGACGTTCGAGCGTACCTGCGCAGCAAAGCCGTCCCCGACTCTTTGCTTTCGGTTAACGATACTCTTTTTGAGATGCTAAAGAAAACCGAGCTTTTCTTAAAGAACAGCGGCAAAACCCCCGAGGCTTTACAGAAAACCGTGGCGGGCGCGTTAAGCATTGCCGAAAGCTACGAGTTAGATGCTGCCAAACAAACAAGTTTACTCCCCGGCGCCTTAGACACTTTAAAAACCCTAAAAAACAAAGACCTAAAAACCGCCATATGCACTCTTAGCAGCCAAAAAGCCGTCAACTACATGATAACCCGCTTCAAACTCGCCGCTTACTTTGACGTTGTTGTACCCCGAGAAAAAACCGTACAAGTCAAACCCGACGCTGAACACCTAAAAGCCGCCTTAACCGCCATGGATGTTTTGGCAAACGAAGCTGTCGTCGTAGGAGACAGTATCGAAGACATGCAAGCCGCAAAAGAACTAAACGCCATAGCCGTTGGATTCCCCACTGGAGTCGCAACCCAAAAACAGCTAACCCGCAACGGCGCAAACTACATAATCACCTCCATAACCGACCTGCCCCTCCTCATCGATAACCTAAACAAGCCCTCCCCAACCTAA
- a CDS encoding PIN domain-containing protein, whose translation MPKPKTVYDTRFFLEHYYSQEDTTLQKTRQAIRQVKERFTSTIVLHEIYYLTLTQEGQETAALRANLLEKDFKIIKVTTEIAKNSAHLRHKYKMNLPESIIAATAQTLNATCLSDDPHLKTINEIQTTWI comes from the coding sequence ATGCCTAAACCCAAAACAGTCTACGACACCCGATTCTTCTTAGAACACTACTACAGCCAAGAAGACACCACGCTGCAAAAAACCCGCCAAGCAATACGACAAGTCAAAGAACGCTTCACCTCCACAATCGTCCTACACGAAATCTACTACCTCACCCTAACCCAAGAAGGCCAAGAAACCGCCGCCTTAAGAGCAAACCTGCTAGAAAAAGACTTCAAAATCATAAAAGTCACCACCGAAATCGCCAAAAACAGCGCCCACCTACGCCACAAATACAAAATGAACCTCCCAGAAAGCATAATCGCAGCAACCGCCCAAACACTCAACGCCACATGCCTCTCCGACGACCCCCACCTCAAAACCATAAACGAAATCCAAACCACATGGATCTAA
- a CDS encoding tryptophan-rich sensory protein, which produces MPTKHTVLLQAANVCAFAATLIVNGLASAAVIGGISTATVSDQNPTLITPAGYVFSIWGIIYTLLAVFAAYQVLPRQREKPFLHKISWLFVLSSICNIIWIFLWQYNYIALSTVPMFALLATLAAIYLRLNTVKPAPSMKERLFVRLPFSVYVGWITVASAANVAVTLYDQGIVGWTSADAPLAIIAVAVVLAVTMVVLAVKKDVAYALVIVWALLGIAAKQTDVPDVVLTAQVGAAVAGVAIAVTVLRVIWEKRSRKTSFGL; this is translated from the coding sequence TTGCCAACTAAGCATACGGTTTTGTTGCAGGCAGCTAACGTCTGCGCTTTTGCTGCCACCTTAATTGTCAATGGTTTAGCCAGCGCCGCAGTCATCGGAGGAATAAGCACCGCAACAGTTTCAGACCAAAACCCCACATTAATAACGCCTGCAGGTTACGTATTTTCCATCTGGGGCATTATTTACACGTTGCTGGCGGTTTTCGCGGCGTATCAGGTGCTCCCTCGGCAGCGTGAAAAACCGTTTTTGCACAAAATCTCATGGCTCTTTGTCCTAAGCAGCATATGCAACATCATATGGATTTTCCTGTGGCAATACAACTACATCGCCTTATCTACAGTGCCCATGTTCGCTTTGCTCGCCACTTTAGCGGCAATTTACCTGCGGCTAAACACTGTCAAACCCGCGCCAAGCATGAAAGAGAGGTTGTTTGTGCGGTTGCCGTTTAGCGTTTATGTGGGGTGGATAACGGTTGCGTCAGCTGCAAACGTTGCTGTAACACTTTATGACCAAGGTATAGTAGGCTGGACATCTGCGGATGCGCCCTTGGCAATTATAGCCGTCGCCGTAGTGCTGGCGGTAACCATGGTGGTCTTGGCAGTCAAAAAAGACGTGGCGTATGCGTTGGTTATAGTCTGGGCTTTGCTGGGCATTGCAGCTAAACAAACCGATGTGCCCGACGTGGTTCTTACCGCGCAGGTTGGTGCAGCAGTTGCAGGCGTTGCCATCGCAGTTACCGTTCTACGGGTCATATGGGAAAAAAGAAGCCGCAAAACCAGTTTTGGGCTTTAG